The DNA region AACTGAAAAAGGTGTAGCCATAGCATATATTACCCTACATGTTGGTCTAGGGACATTTAGACCTGTAAAAGTAGAGAACGTACTGGAACATGACATGCATTCGGAGTATTATTTTATTGAAGAAGAAGAAGCAGAGAAAATTAATACAGCCAAGAAAAAAGGTGGAAGAATTATAGCGGTTGGTACAACAAGTTCCAGAACCTTGGAATCTGTTGCGGATGAGGATGGTTTTATAAAGAAAAGCAGTGGTTGGACAGATATATTTATCTATCCTGGATATTCATTTAAGATTGTTGATGCTTTAATAACCAATTTTCATTTACCGGAGTCAACATTGATCATGCTTGTGAGTGCTTTAGCCGGACGCGACTTTATTTTAGAGGCATATGAGGCTGCCATAGAATCATCTTATCGATTTTTTAGTTTTGGGGATGCGATGCTGATTAAGTAAGGGAAGGGAATATTAATGAAATGAAAAATAAGATAATAATAGAGATTTTAGAGTATTTAAAACTGCTTTTAATTGTTCTTGTAATCACCACATTACTTAACACATTGGTCTTTACATTTTCAACGGTCAAACAAAGCTCAATGGAAACAACATTGATGGAGAACGATGTCCTGGTTATTGAAAAATTAAGTATGATTTTTGAAGCACCAAAACATGGCGATATCGTGGTATTTGTAGAAGATGAGTATGTAACAGACGACTATTTGATGAAAATTAGAGTACTATATGAAGATATGATTGCAAAATTTACTGGTCATTCAAAGAGGATGCGCTTGGTCAAACGCGTGATTGGTATGCCGGGAGATAGTATTGATATTAAGGATGGTTATGTCTATGTGAATGGTGATCAAATCGAAGAGACTTATACTAAAGACTTAACTTTCCCAAGCATCATTCAGTATCCGATTACCTTACCGGAGGATAATTACTTCCTTCTAGGTGACAACAGGGACGTTAGCCGGGACAGTAGACATTTTGGTTTGGTTTCTTTGCGCCAGATTGAAGGAAAAGCCCTTTTTAGAATTGCACCCCTAAATAAAATCGGCAGCATATAATCCAGCTTTATGATATGAGGTAAATGTGTTGAGAAAATTTGAAAAGAAATATGTTGAAGAACAAGGGAATCAATCAATTAGATATCATAAAATTGGATGGGGATTGTTTATTATTTGTAGTCTCTTTTTCTTGATAGCAGGTATTAAAGCACATGATATATATACAATTATTGGTTCACTTTTATTTTTAGTAGCTTGCTTTTTCTTTTTAGTACCGTTATTAAAATAGAATGCATGTAAATCGTAATTACAGTGGCCTGTGTAATAATATAAATTCGTTAGGCGTTTTATGTTCATGCTTTTTGAACAGAGCACTGAAATAGCTTGGACTTTCAACCCCGACTTCCTTTGCAATTTGGGCAATACTTTTGTGAGGTTGCGTAAGCATCATCTCTTTGGCTTTATTAATCCTAAGGTGGTTCAGATAGGCAGATGGCCTTGTATTAAAAACCTTTTTAAATAAAGTACAAAGATATTGAGGACTTACATGAATAAGCTCCGCCATAGTTTCAAGTAGCAGGGGTTGCGCATAATGAGCATCAAGATATAGAAGAACAGGTTGTAATTTGTCATATTGATTGGACCTAGAGGTCTTGTGTAGGGGCTTTACATTTTTTATAAGTTCAATGAGAAAATTGTAAAGGAAAGAGGACATGTCAAGAGTACTATATTGGTTAGTGGAAGTGGCCAATCGATATCCTTCTCTAAGATATGTTTTAAATTGATCAAGATGATCCAATTGATAAACCCCACTTGAATGAAACCCAATGGCATCTACAAGTTGGGCAATGTCTTTGCCATCAAAGCTTAACCATTCTGTAGTCCATAGATGAGTTTTAGGATAATAAGTATGTGGTACATTCGGATATAGGAACATGCCATGTCCGACGGGTAAGCTATATAATCTTCCATGCAAGGAGAGTTCACCTTCCCCGGTGGTGGTATGGACCCATTGATAGCGACCATAACCTTCAGGTCGATGCATATGGCCTTCCATGTAATCATACCCAATGCTGGATAGATAGATGGGTAATGAGTGGGATGTCAAGTCTTGTATAGGAAAATAGGTAGTTTGCATGGTAAGCCTCCTAACTTAAGTAGTTTTTTTTAGTATAGCTTATCCTGTATTAAGAATAAAGAGATAACACAAATTTATTGCAACTCGGTGTCATATCCAAATGGTATGGCATTTTTTTGGTTGTCACAGAATAAAATGTGTATATACCTTGTAATATGATTGTGTCTAGCGTAAAATAATGAGTAGTAGATGAAAATGGTTATGACGTCAAAAGGATAGCATTGAACTTAGACAATTTTAGTTTTGAGGTCTTAATCTATTTTAAGTTATTTAGTATAAGACTAGGGGGTATCGC from Petrocella atlantisensis includes:
- a CDS encoding helix-turn-helix transcriptional regulator, with translation MQTTYFPIQDLTSHSLPIYLSSIGYDYMEGHMHRPEGYGRYQWVHTTTGEGELSLHGRLYSLPVGHGMFLYPNVPHTYYPKTHLWTTEWLSFDGKDIAQLVDAIGFHSSGVYQLDHLDQFKTYLREGYRLATSTNQYSTLDMSSFLYNFLIELIKNVKPLHKTSRSNQYDKLQPVLLYLDAHYAQPLLLETMAELIHVSPQYLCTLFKKVFNTRPSAYLNHLRINKAKEMMLTQPHKSIAQIAKEVGVESPSYFSALFKKHEHKTPNEFILLHRPL
- the lepB gene encoding signal peptidase I, whose protein sequence is MKNKIIIEILEYLKLLLIVLVITTLLNTLVFTFSTVKQSSMETTLMENDVLVIEKLSMIFEAPKHGDIVVFVEDEYVTDDYLMKIRVLYEDMIAKFTGHSKRMRLVKRVIGMPGDSIDIKDGYVYVNGDQIEETYTKDLTFPSIIQYPITLPEDNYFLLGDNRDVSRDSRHFGLVSLRQIEGKALFRIAPLNKIGSI